The following are encoded together in the Ranitomeya imitator isolate aRanImi1 chromosome 4, aRanImi1.pri, whole genome shotgun sequence genome:
- the LOC138674396 gene encoding olfactory receptor 5AP2-like gives MDFLNRTQVSMFVFTGLTDNETLAPFLFVFFSLVYVMAIVGNMGIIALVYNISRLHSPMYYFLSFLSLIDIFYSSIITPKLIFDLLFEKKVISFNGCALQFFFYAALGGSENFLLSTMSYDRYVAICQPLHYMCIMTRRKCLHLVSVAFSIGFLQSSIQTSCTFNLDFCGSNLIDHFYCDIPPLLKLSCSDTFHCNMVTVYIVGIGTIIPFLTIIFSYVLIISSILSMTSAEGRKKAFSTCSSHLMCASVFYVTLFINYLRPPSSVFTSQDKVVAVFYAVVTPLLNPLVYTLRNQEIIRAIEKAMRNPASVDRVSLRIGHR, from the coding sequence ATGGACTTCCTTAACAGGACACAAGTTAGCATGTTTGTCTTCACTGGACTGACCGATAATGAGACTCTTGCACCATTTCTCTTTGTTTTCTTCTCACTTGTTTATGTCATGGCTATAGTAGGTAACATGGGCATCATAGCTCTGGTCTATAACATCTCCAGACTCCACTCACCCATGTACTACTTCTTGAGTTTCCTCTCTTTGATTGACATCTTCTATTCctccatcattactccaaagctGATTTTTGATCTTCTCTTTGAGAAGAAGGTCATCTCATTTAATGGTTGTGCTCTACAGTTCTTTTTCTACGCAGCTCTAGGAGGAAGTGAAAATTTCCTTCTCTCCACCATGTCCTATGACCGCTATGTTGCCATCTGCCAGCCGCTCCATTATATGTGTATAATGACTAGGAGGAAATGTCTACATCTTGTTTCTGTTGCCTTCTCCATAGGTTTCTTACAATCATCGATACAGACCAGTTGTACGTTTAATCTTGATTTTTGTGGATCAAACCTTATTGACCACTTCTACTGTGACATCCCACCACTTCTCAAGCTTTCATGCTCTGACACTTTCCATTGTAACATGGTCACAGTATACATCGTAGGTATAGGCACTATTATCCCATTTCTGACGATCATCTTTTCATATGTGCTCATAATTTCTTCAATTTTAAGCATGACCTCTGCAGAGGGCAGGAAGAAAGCCTTCAGCACGTGCTCCTCACATCTCATGTGCGCCTCAGTCTTTTATGTAACACTTTTCATCAACTACTTACGTCCTCCTTCCAGTGTCTTTACGAGCCAAGACAAGGTGGTTGCAGTCTTCTACGCAGTGGTGACCCCACTGCTTAATCCACTAGTATACACGCTGAGGAACCAGGAGATAATAAGAGCCATAGAGAAAGCTATGCGTAATCCTGCTTCAGTAGACAGGGTTTCTTTGAGAATTGGACATAGGTAG